From the Malus domestica chromosome 17, GDT2T_hap1 genome, one window contains:
- the TT12 gene encoding protein TRANSPARENT TESTA 12-like (The RefSeq protein has 4 substitutions compared to this genomic sequence), whose translation MGTAEEYQPLLNGLDSHSRIPDLSSTAVEEFLEHKPVAVRWWLRLVAWESRLLWTLSGSSIIVSIFNYMLSFTTLMFCGHLSALELAGASIASVGIQGLAYGIMLGMASAVQTVCGQAYGARQYPAMGIICQRAIVLHLGAAVLLTFLYWWSGPILIAIGQTEEIAEQGQVFARGIVPQLYAFAINCPQQRFLQAQNIVNPLAFMSFGVFLVHILLSWVVVYVADYGLTGAALTLSFSWWLLVIVYGIYIVVSPKCKETWTGFSGKALWGIWPYFKLTVASAIMLCLEIWYSQGLVLISGLLANPTIALDSISICMNYLNWDMQFMLGLAAAASVRVSNELGAGHAKVAKFSVFVVNGTSILISIIFTAIILIFRVALSKLFTSDDEVVTAVSNLTPLLAISVFLNGIQPILSGVAIGSGWQAVVAYVNLTCYYIIGLPIGCVLGFKTSMGVAGIWWGLIIGVFLQTVTLIVLTARTNWTAEVEKAAERLKRSASAERLKRSASAERLDLVTDI comes from the exons ATGGGGACGGCAGAAGAGTACCAACCGCTACTTAACGGACTCGACTCACATTCCCGGATTCCTGACCTTTCGTCCACTGCCGTTGAAGAGTTCCTGGAGCACAAGCCCGTTGCAGTTCGGTGGTGGCTTAGGCTGGTGGCATGGGAGTCAAGGCTCTTATGGACTTTATCCGGCTCATCTATCATCGTCTCCATATTCAACTACATGCTCAGCTTTAccaccctcatgttttgtgggcATTTGAGTGCCTTGGAGCTTGCTGGTGCCTCTATTGCCAGTGTGGGAATTCAGGGTCTTGCTTATGGTATTATG TTGGGAATGGCAAGTGCTGTGCAAACAGTGTGTGGGCAAGCATATGGAGCCAGACAGTATCCAGCAATGGGAATCATATGCCAACGAGCAATCGTCCTGCACTTGGGAGCAGCAGTCCTCCTAACATTTTTGTACTGGTGGTCAGGTCCAATCCTCATAGCCATTGGCCAAACAGAGGAAATAGCCGAGCAGGGACAAGTATTTGCCAGAGGAATAGTCCCACAGCTCTATGCATTTGCCATAAACTGCCCTCAGCAGAGGTTTCTCCAAGCACAAAACATTGTCAACCCTCTGGCTTTTATGTCGTTCGGGGTTTTCCTCGTCCACATTCTGCTCAGTTGGGTGGTGGTTTATGTGGCGGATTATGGGCTGACGGGGGCGGCTCTCACTCTGAGTTTCTCATGGTGGCTTCTTGTCATCGTATATGGGATTTACATTGTTGTCAGCCCCAAGTGTAAGGAGACTTGGACTGGCTTCTCTGGGAAGGCCTTTTGGGGCATTTGGCCTTACTTTAAGTTGACTGTTGCATCCGCTATCATGCTCTG TTTGGAGATTTGGTACAGCCAAGGGCTGGTGCTGATATCAGGGCTTCTCGCCAATCCTACCATCGCACTGGACTCCATTTCTATTTG CATGAACTACTTGAACTGGGACATGCAATTTATGTTAGGGCTAGCCGCGGCAGCCAGTGTTCGAGTCAGTAACGAGCTCGGTGCCGGCAACGGGAAGGTGGCCAAGTTTTCGGTGTTTGTAGTGAACGGGACGAGCATACTGATTAGCATAATCTTCACCGCGATTATATTGATATTCCGAGTCGCACTAAGCAAGCTTTTTACGAGCGACGACGAGGTTGTCACGGCGGTATCGAATTTAACCCCACTGCTGGCCATCTCTGTTTTCTTGAATGGCATTCAACCTATACTCTCAG GGGTGGCGATCGGAAGTGGATGGCAAGCTGTTGTGGCGTATGTTAACCTGACATGTTACTACATTATCGGTCTTCCAATCGGATGTGTTCTGGGCTTCAAAACCAGCATGGGAGTAGCA GGTATTTGGTGGGGTTTGATCATTGGAGTTTTTCTACAAACAGTAACTCTAATTGTTCTCACTGCAAGAACAAACTGGACTGCTGAG GTTGAAAAAACGGCTGAACGATTGAAGAGATCTGCAAGTGCAGAACGATTGAAGAGATCTGCAAGTGCAGAAAGATTAGACTTGGTGACCGATATATGA
- the LOC103405282 gene encoding wall-associated receptor kinase-like 8 — MGNSDFFRHVQGQREREREMKMVVQIFQMVLLLWQMSSALAQSQSLALPVALPDCQAQCGSVTIPYPFGIGPNCYLDEWFSISCNDTYNPSKPFLNSTKLEVLNVSMELGTVRVNYPAKSTCGDMSSAYVMSLEGGPFVFSQSKNRFTAVGCNNLALMTMVNGSTIGGCLSFCRSGLTASSSTCNGIDCCQTTIPSDLQVFNTTIESVETGEPTEGCKYAFLVDRQWFENEGLRKASDIQNMDSLPVVLEWRIDRRTYDSLATNKSIAFNNSTVCESGSFVNSTSFSNKNSMVRCSCKRGYEGNPYLPDGCQDIDECVDPQSPCLLENLGYTFICNNTIGSYECYFFGPPEKKKSAVKPVVIGIGASLGLLLLLATAWWLYKVVKKRNDTKRREKFFKQNGGFFIKEQLSSGEVNVEKIKIFDPKELEKATDHFNVNRILGQGGQGTVYKGMLTDGRLVAVKKSKVIDEGKLRPFINEIVILSQLNHRNVVKLFGCCLETNVPLLVYEYVPNGTLFEYIHEDNEEFPLLWDMRLRIAIEVAGALFYLHSSASIPIYHRDIKSTNILLDDKYRAKVADFGTSRSISIDQTHVTTLVQGTFGYLDPEYFQSSQFTEKSDVYSFGVVLIELLTSQKPISFTRSEEGRSLATYFILKMEEKRLFDIVDVRITKEGSKEQIEAVACLARRCLDLNGKRRPTMKEVAMELEGIKKSVKGSNVQQNHEEVEYVPNEVTDPWDVVSTSSSSVVDSSTASSTDRLLLSSSKLR, encoded by the exons ATGGGGAACTCGGATTTTTTCCGTCACGTTCaagggcagagagagagagagagagagatgaaaatGGTGGTACAAATTTTTCAGATGGTTTTGTTGTTGTGGCAAATGAGTAGTGCATTGGCACAATCACAGTCTTTAGCATTGCCTGTAGCATTGCCTGATTGCCAAGCACAGTGTGGGAGTGTTACGATTCCATACCCTTTTGGAATTGGACCCAACTGCTACCTTGATGAATGGTTTTCGATATCCTGCAATGATACTTATAATCCTTCCAAGCCTTTCTTAAATAGCACCAAACTCGAAGTTCTGAATGTATCGATGGAACTAGGCACAGTTCGTGTCAACTATCCTGCAAAGTCAACGTGTGGTGATATGAGCAGTGCCTATGTGATGAGCTTGGAAGGAGGCCCTTTTGTTTTCTCCCAATCCAAAAATAGATTCACTGCTGTCGGATGCAACAACTTGGCTCTGATGACAATGGTCAACGGTTCGACCATTGGCGGGTGCTTATCTTTCTGCCGAAGTGGTTTAACTGCAAGTAGTAGTACCTGCAATGGGATTGACTGCTGCCAGACAACAATCCCTTCGGATCTTCAGGTGTTCAATACAACTATAGAGAGCGTGGAAACCGGGGAACCCACAGAGGGATGCAAGTATGCATTCTTAGTAGACCGACAATGGTTTGAGAACGAAGGACTAAGAAAAGCCTCAGACATACAAAACATGGACTCCCTTCCTGTGGTGCTGGAGTGGAGGATAGATAGACGGACATATGACTCGCTTGCAACGAATAAATCAATAGCTTTCAACAATTCAACTGTGTGTGAAAGTGGAAGTTTCGTCAATTCCACCTCTTTTAGTAACAAGAACTCCATGGTTCGATGTTCTTGCAAAAGGGGATACGAAGGAAATCCGTATCTTCCTGATGGATGCCAAG ATATCGATGAATGTGTGGATCCACAGAGCCCTTGTTTGCTAGAAAATCTTGGATATACTTTTATCTGTAATAATACTATTGGGAGTTATGAATGTTACTTTTTCGGTCCTCCTGAAAAGAAGAAATCTGCAGTGAAACCAGTGGTTATAG GTATTGGTGCAAGCTTGGGGCTATTACTTCTTCTTGCTACTGCGTGGTGGTTATACAAGGTGGTGAAGAAAAGAAATGACACTAAACGCCGAGAGAAGTTCTTCAAACAAAACGGTGGCTTTTTTATCAAAGAACAATTGAGCTCCGGTGAAGTCAAtgttgagaaaataaaaatatttgatcCAAAGGAGCTAGAGAAGGCCACAGATCATTTTAATGTGAACAGAATACTTGGTCAGGGAGGCCAAGGTACCGTTTACAAAGGAATGTTGACAGATGGAAGACTTGTTGCAGTGAAAAAGTCGAAGGTGATTGATGAAGGGAAACTCAGGCCTTTCATTAACGAGATTGTCATTCTTTCACAACTTAACCACAGGAATGTGGTTAAGCTATTCGGGTGTTGTTTGGAGACAAATGTTCCTCTACTGGTGTATGAATATGTTCCCAATGGTACCCTTTTCGAGTATATCCACGAAGATAATGAAGAGTTTCCTCTTCTGTGGGATATGCGCTTGAGAATTGCCATTGAGGTCGCCGGAGCTCTTTTCTACCTGCACTCATCAGCTTCCATTCCCATTTATCATCGTGATATTAAATCCACAAACATACTTTTAGATGACAAGTACAGAGCAAAAGTAGCTGATTTTGGAACTTCAAGATCAATTTCCATTGATCAAACTCATGTAACAACACTAGTACAAGGCACTTTTGGATACTTGGATCCGGAGTACTTCCAGTCAAGCCAATTCACTGAAAAGAGCGATGTTTATAGCTTCGGAGTAGTCCTCATTGAGCTCTTGACGAGTCAAAAACCAATTTCATTCACAAGATCGGAAGAAGGCAGAAGTCTAGCCACATACTTCATTCTTAAAATGGAAGAGAAACGTCTATTTGATATCGTTGATGTTCGGATTACGAAGGAGGGAAGTAAAGAACAGATTGAGGCAGTTGCTTGCCTTGCAAGAAGATGCTTGGACTTGAATGGAAAGAGACGTCCCACGATGAAAGAAGTTGCAATGGAGCTGGAAGGGATTAAAAAATCAGTTAAAGGTTCTAATGTGCAGCAAAATCATGAAGAAGTTGAATATGTTCCAAATGAAGTGACTGATCCTTGGGATGTTGTTTCTACATCATCAAGTTCAGTTGTGGACAGTAGTACTGCTTCATCAACTGATCGGCTTCTGCTATCGTCGTCCAAATTACGATGA